In the genome of Myroides phaeus, one region contains:
- the dprA gene encoding DNA-processing protein DprA, whose translation MEEEKLFYTLALQTVAGIGPVTAKRLIDYFESPKAIFQASQKEIMQVHQVGTVLWNKIHDPLVLQRAELELKAIQNQGLSICYYKDPHYPNLLRECDDSPIMLFHSNANFEFNNRRVISIIGTRNPSKRGVEFCEQLISDLKDYNPIIISGLAYGIDVCAHTAALEEGLDTYAVLGHGLNRIYPERHYSIAKQIEENGGSLISEFWMNSRVERENFIQRNRIVAGMSQAVIVIESAIKGGSMSTVTFANDYNRDVFAVPGRITDVMSQGCNLVIRKNRAQLLSSANDIVETLNWDQITKKPKVIQPMLFLDLSDDEQKVFDYLVTCERELLDMIALNCEMPIYKVSTALLNLELKGIVRPLPGKYFELIQ comes from the coding sequence ATGGAAGAAGAAAAATTGTTTTACACTTTAGCTTTGCAAACCGTTGCTGGGATTGGGCCAGTTACTGCAAAGCGACTAATAGATTACTTCGAATCGCCTAAGGCAATTTTTCAAGCAAGTCAAAAAGAAATTATGCAAGTACATCAAGTAGGAACGGTATTGTGGAATAAAATACACGATCCCTTGGTGCTTCAAAGAGCAGAATTAGAATTAAAGGCTATTCAAAATCAAGGATTGTCTATTTGTTATTATAAAGACCCTCATTACCCTAATTTGTTGCGAGAGTGCGATGATTCGCCTATTATGTTATTTCATTCTAATGCTAATTTTGAATTTAATAACAGACGAGTGATTAGCATCATAGGAACGAGAAACCCGAGTAAGAGGGGAGTTGAGTTTTGCGAACAATTGATTAGTGATTTAAAAGATTACAATCCCATCATCATTAGTGGCTTGGCTTATGGCATTGATGTTTGTGCCCATACAGCAGCTTTAGAGGAGGGGTTAGATACTTATGCTGTTTTGGGACATGGGCTGAATCGCATTTACCCTGAAAGACATTATAGCATAGCTAAACAAATAGAAGAGAATGGAGGGAGTTTGATTAGTGAATTTTGGATGAATAGTCGCGTTGAACGTGAGAACTTTATACAGCGCAATCGCATTGTAGCAGGGATGTCTCAAGCCGTAATTGTTATAGAAAGTGCCATTAAAGGAGGCTCAATGAGTACTGTAACTTTTGCCAATGACTATAATCGGGATGTTTTTGCTGTTCCTGGAAGAATTACAGATGTGATGAGTCAAGGGTGTAATCTGGTAATACGCAAAAATAGAGCACAATTGCTTAGTAGTGCGAATGATATAGTAGAAACTTTGAATTGGGACCAGATTACAAAGAAGCCAAAAGTAATACAGCCGATGTTGTTTTTAGACTTGTCAGATGATGAACAAAAGGTTTTTGACTATTTGGTTACTTGTGAAAGGGAGTTGTTAGATATGATAGCTTTAAACTGCGAAATGCCGATTTATAAAGTTAGTACAGCTTTGCTTAATTTAGAGTTGAAGGGGATTGTAAGACCTTTGCCAGGTAAATACTTTGAATTAATACAATAA
- the trpS gene encoding tryptophan--tRNA ligase codes for MAKILTGVQSTGTPHLGNLLGAILPAVEMANNKENDSFLFIANLHSATQIKDAKTLQENTYSVAATWLACGLDVNHVTFYRQSDVPQTTELTWYLSCFFPYQRLTLAHSFKDKASVLSDVNAGLFYYPMLMAADILLYDAEFVPVGKDQLQHLEITRDVASRFNNQMGETFVLPEAKISETVMIVPGTDGQKMSKSRNNTINLFQTDKALRKQVMGIETDSTPLEDPKNPDTCNVFTIYKLLATPEQIEAMRANYEGGNYGYGHAKQALYELIVEKFKDVREKYEYYMNNLEEVDALLFKGAEKASVIATKTLNKVREKLGYNTPR; via the coding sequence ATGGCTAAAATTCTTACAGGAGTTCAAAGCACAGGAACTCCACACTTAGGGAACCTTTTAGGAGCTATTTTACCAGCAGTAGAAATGGCGAATAACAAGGAGAATGATTCTTTTCTTTTTATTGCGAATTTACATTCGGCAACTCAAATTAAAGATGCAAAAACATTACAAGAAAATACCTATAGTGTTGCGGCTACTTGGCTTGCTTGTGGTTTAGATGTTAATCATGTAACTTTTTACCGCCAGTCAGATGTACCGCAAACGACTGAGCTTACTTGGTACTTAAGTTGCTTCTTTCCATACCAACGATTAACATTAGCGCATTCGTTTAAAGATAAAGCATCTGTTTTATCTGATGTTAATGCGGGGTTATTTTACTACCCTATGTTAATGGCTGCAGATATCTTATTATATGATGCAGAATTTGTACCTGTTGGGAAAGACCAGTTACAACACTTAGAAATTACAAGAGATGTAGCTTCAAGATTTAATAACCAAATGGGAGAAACTTTTGTTTTACCAGAGGCTAAAATATCTGAAACAGTTATGATTGTTCCGGGTACTGATGGTCAAAAAATGAGTAAATCAAGAAACAATACAATTAACCTTTTCCAAACTGATAAAGCTTTGAGAAAACAAGTTATGGGTATTGAAACAGATAGTACTCCACTTGAAGATCCAAAGAATCCAGATACTTGTAACGTATTTACTATCTACAAACTATTAGCTACACCAGAGCAAATTGAAGCAATGAGAGCTAATTATGAAGGTGGAAATTACGGGTACGGACACGCAAAACAAGCGTTATACGAATTAATCGTTGAGAAGTTTAAAGATGTTCGTGAGAAGTACGAATATTATATGAACAACTTAGAAGAAGTTGATGCATTACTTTTTAAAGGAGCAGAAAAAGCTTCTGTAATCGCTACAAAAACTTTAAATAAAGTACGCGAAAAATTAGGTTATAACACACCAAGATAA
- a CDS encoding SPOR domain-containing protein: MKIEKYISALLYRYQCVIIPGFGAFLTETKSSYYNEEEQAFFPPQKMMSFNANVKHNDGLLANHIAMQEKISYDEAVKYITLAVKGWDKELSNLGSLTLPTIGAFQCNSEGSLVFEPTSNSNYLMTSFGLSSVMASSVDRVATIPLQETVAVPQQRKKSKYAFVKYAAVITLFLGVGSVIADKGYDAYLNDQSYTIEKNVQSKVQDKIQQATFIIEPSATTISIPVREEVIVSTEVVKPYHIVACAFRSKQASEEEAVKLQNKGFEGATALARTKYGMYPVSYGGFETQGDAQKELKKIHRSTNKDAWILVQ; the protein is encoded by the coding sequence ATGAAGATCGAGAAATACATATCAGCTTTATTATACAGATACCAGTGTGTGATCATACCGGGGTTCGGAGCATTTTTGACAGAGACTAAGTCATCATACTACAATGAAGAGGAACAAGCGTTTTTTCCTCCTCAAAAAATGATGTCTTTTAATGCAAATGTTAAGCACAATGATGGGCTATTAGCTAATCATATCGCTATGCAAGAAAAAATCAGTTATGACGAAGCAGTTAAGTATATCACTTTAGCTGTTAAAGGTTGGGATAAAGAATTAAGCAACTTAGGTAGTTTAACTTTACCTACTATTGGAGCTTTCCAATGCAATAGCGAAGGAAGCTTGGTTTTTGAACCTACTTCAAATAGCAATTACTTAATGACTTCTTTTGGATTGTCTTCTGTAATGGCATCTTCTGTTGATAGAGTTGCTACAATTCCTTTACAAGAAACAGTGGCGGTTCCTCAACAAAGAAAGAAAAGCAAATATGCATTTGTAAAATACGCTGCTGTTATTACACTTTTCTTAGGTGTTGGTAGTGTTATTGCAGACAAAGGTTATGATGCTTATTTAAACGATCAATCATACACAATTGAGAAAAACGTACAATCAAAAGTTCAAGATAAGATACAACAAGCAACGTTTATCATTGAGCCAAGTGCTACAACAATCTCAATTCCAGTTAGAGAAGAAGTAATCGTTTCTACAGAAGTGGTAAAACCTTATCACATTGTGGCGTGTGCTTTTAGAAGCAAACAAGCCTCTGAAGAAGAAGCGGTTAAATTGCAAAACAAAGGTTTTGAAGGTGCTACAGCACTAGCTCGTACGAAATATGGTATGTATCCTGTTTCTTATGGAGGTTTTGAAACACAAGGTGACGCTCAAAAAGAATTAAAGAAAATCCACCGTTCTACAAATAAAGACGCTTGGATTTTAGTACAATAA
- the hflX gene encoding GTPase HflX: MIDREEINFERSVIVGIVTKDQDESKLNEYLDELEFLTYTAGGEVYKRFTQKMEKPNPKTFVGTGKMEEIHHYIVENDIHTVIFDDELTPAQQKNVSKILDCKVLDRTNLILDIFAQRAQTSYARTQVELAQFQYLLPRLSGMWTHLERQRGGIGMRGPGETEIETDRRIVRDRITLLREKLKVIDKQMASQRGNRGAMVRVALVGYTNVGKSTLMNTIGKSEVFVENKLFATLDTTVRKIVIGNLPFLLSDTVGFIRKLPTQLVESFKSTLDEVREADLLLHVVDISHHDFEDHIESVNTILKDIKSDDKPTIMVFNKIDAYKPEVIAEDDLMTERTSRHYTIEEWKKTWMNKVGENNAIFISATNKENMEEFRKKLYEAAREIHITRFPYNNFLFPDYDHLVEGPDSE; the protein is encoded by the coding sequence ATGATTGATAGAGAAGAAATAAATTTTGAACGTTCTGTAATCGTAGGTATCGTTACAAAAGATCAAGATGAGTCAAAACTTAATGAATATTTAGATGAATTAGAGTTTTTGACATATACGGCTGGAGGAGAAGTATATAAGCGCTTTACACAGAAAATGGAAAAGCCTAACCCTAAGACCTTTGTTGGAACAGGGAAAATGGAAGAAATCCACCACTATATAGTAGAGAACGATATTCATACCGTAATATTTGATGATGAGCTTACACCAGCTCAACAAAAAAACGTTTCAAAAATATTAGATTGTAAGGTGTTAGACCGTACCAACCTAATCTTAGATATATTCGCACAAAGAGCACAAACTTCTTATGCGAGAACACAAGTTGAATTAGCACAATTTCAATATTTACTACCCCGTCTTTCTGGAATGTGGACTCACTTAGAGAGACAGCGTGGAGGTATTGGTATGCGTGGTCCTGGGGAAACAGAGATTGAAACAGATAGACGTATCGTTCGTGATCGTATTACGCTATTACGCGAAAAGTTGAAAGTTATCGATAAACAGATGGCTTCACAAAGAGGAAATAGAGGTGCGATGGTACGTGTTGCTTTAGTTGGGTACACAAACGTTGGTAAATCTACTTTGATGAATACAATCGGTAAAAGTGAAGTATTTGTTGAGAACAAGCTGTTTGCTACCCTTGATACTACCGTTCGTAAAATCGTAATAGGCAACTTGCCTTTCTTGCTTTCTGATACCGTTGGTTTTATTAGAAAACTACCTACACAGTTAGTAGAATCGTTCAAGAGTACCTTAGACGAGGTTAGAGAAGCAGATTTACTATTACACGTAGTTGATATTTCTCACCACGACTTTGAAGACCACATCGAATCTGTAAATACGATTCTAAAGGACATCAAAAGTGATGATAAACCAACGATTATGGTGTTTAATAAAATTGACGCTTATAAACCGGAAGTTATCGCTGAAGATGATTTAATGACTGAACGTACATCACGCCACTACACGATTGAAGAGTGGAAAAAAACGTGGATGAACAAAGTTGGAGAGAATAATGCAATCTTTATTTCTGCAACAAACAAGGAAAATATGGAAGAATTTAGAAAGAAATTATATGAAGCTGCACGTGAGATTCATATCACCAGATTCCCTTATAACAACTTTTTATTCCCTGACTATGACCACTTAGTAGAAGGTCCAGACAGCGAATAA
- a CDS encoding lysophospholipid acyltransferase family protein, with product MKVIKSFFSVLWRLWFYIWMTLVIIILSPLLLVTIHFEDSYSSFYKVARIWAKLTFYGIGMRYNVEEYQPLEKGKSYMFIANHTSMLDIMMMYILVKDNPFVFVGKKELANIPIFGYFYRKTCILVDRADSKSRFQVFQSAQERLNKGLSICIFPEGGVTDDRSIILDRFKDGAFRLAIEHQIPIASFALGKLRHFFPFVWGIGYPGKVPVKMLEVINTTGLTLESRNEVKEHAFQMILEPVENWEREVKATR from the coding sequence ATGAAAGTAATTAAAAGTTTTTTTAGTGTACTATGGCGTTTGTGGTTTTATATCTGGATGACCTTAGTGATTATAATTTTATCGCCATTATTATTGGTAACTATTCATTTTGAGGATAGTTATTCTTCTTTTTATAAGGTTGCTCGCATTTGGGCTAAGCTTACTTTTTATGGTATTGGAATGCGTTATAATGTGGAAGAATATCAACCTTTAGAAAAGGGAAAGAGTTATATGTTTATAGCTAATCATACCTCAATGTTGGATATTATGATGATGTATATCCTGGTTAAGGATAATCCGTTTGTATTTGTAGGAAAGAAAGAATTAGCTAATATTCCCATTTTCGGATACTTCTATCGCAAGACGTGTATTTTAGTTGATAGAGCAGATTCTAAGAGTCGCTTTCAAGTGTTTCAGAGTGCACAAGAGAGATTGAATAAGGGGTTGAGTATTTGTATTTTTCCAGAGGGAGGAGTGACAGATGACCGCTCTATTATTTTAGATCGTTTTAAAGATGGTGCTTTCCGTTTGGCTATTGAACACCAAATACCAATTGCATCATTTGCTTTAGGTAAACTAAGACATTTTTTCCCATTTGTATGGGGGATAGGATATCCAGGGAAAGTTCCAGTAAAAATGTTGGAAGTTATCAATACGACTGGATTAACATTAGAAAGTCGCAATGAAGTTAAGGAACACGCTTTTCAAATGATATTAGAACCGGTTGAAAACTGGGAAAGAGAAGTAAAAGCAACACGATAA
- a CDS encoding DUF3078 domain-containing protein, with translation MKKIVLGLLAVFASFSVQAQEAETVENTSNWTSKGNFNFLVNQSSFSNWQAGGDNNLSGNINVNYDLNYKKDDWTWDNKAMVSYGISKLKGDKQKKTNDRLELNSLLGKQAAKNWYYSAFLNFKTQMDAGIDKDGIRNSHFMSPAYLQIGPGMLWKKDDNLKVNIAPATSRFIFVHNHFTEFGDAFGVKEGKSMEYQLGMSVNAYYKFNVMENVSVENILNLYSNYLKDPQNVVLDYQLNVVMKINKYLSTNLTFQTIYDDLAFQGFQIREMVGLGVNYNF, from the coding sequence ATGAAGAAAATCGTTTTAGGATTATTAGCAGTTTTTGCTTCATTCTCTGTTCAAGCTCAAGAAGCTGAAACAGTAGAAAATACAAGCAATTGGACATCAAAAGGAAATTTTAATTTCTTAGTAAATCAATCAAGTTTTTCAAATTGGCAAGCTGGTGGGGATAATAACCTGTCTGGTAACATTAATGTAAATTATGATTTGAACTACAAGAAAGATGATTGGACTTGGGATAACAAAGCTATGGTAAGCTATGGTATTTCTAAGTTAAAAGGAGATAAACAAAAGAAAACAAATGACCGTTTAGAGTTAAACTCTTTATTAGGTAAACAAGCAGCTAAAAACTGGTATTACTCTGCGTTTTTGAATTTCAAAACACAAATGGATGCTGGTATTGACAAAGATGGAATTAGAAATTCTCACTTTATGTCTCCTGCTTATTTACAAATAGGTCCGGGTATGTTATGGAAAAAAGATGATAACTTAAAAGTAAACATCGCTCCAGCAACATCAAGATTTATCTTTGTTCACAATCACTTCACTGAATTTGGTGATGCTTTTGGTGTGAAAGAAGGAAAATCAATGGAATACCAATTAGGTATGTCTGTAAACGCTTACTATAAATTTAATGTTATGGAAAACGTTTCAGTTGAAAACATCTTAAACTTGTATTCTAACTATTTAAAAGACCCTCAGAACGTTGTTCTTGATTATCAGTTAAACGTAGTAATGAAGATTAATAAATATCTTTCTACTAACTTAACATTCCAAACTATCTATGATGACCTTGCATTCCAAGGATTCCAAATTAGAGAAATGGTTGGTTTAGGAGTTAACTATAATTTCTAA
- the asnA gene encoding aspartate--ammonia ligase has product MSKKQILQTEKSIALVKDFFSKDLCNTLNLYPISSPMIVNEGTGINDDLNGVERAVSFPVKFLNNDRGVVVHSLAKWKRIRLEELGLDVHEGILTDMRALRPDEDSSPIHSIYVDQWDWELKIEDKDRSLDFLKSIVRKLYQVLLETEEQVWKELQIERILPESISFIHSEELLQRYPTLSPKDREHAIAKEYGAVFIMGIGHKLSNGEQHDSRASDYDDWSTETEGGYKGLNGDLLVWDPILNRSLELSSMGIRVNKDVLLKQLEITQSLEKKNLLYHSMLLQDKLPLCIGGGLGQSRICMFLLRKRHIGEVQASLWPQDVRIEAEKQGISLL; this is encoded by the coding sequence ATGAGTAAAAAACAAATTTTACAGACCGAAAAATCAATTGCATTAGTAAAAGACTTCTTTTCTAAAGACTTGTGCAATACATTGAACTTGTATCCTATTTCATCTCCGATGATTGTAAATGAAGGAACAGGAATCAATGACGACTTAAACGGTGTGGAGCGTGCTGTCTCTTTTCCTGTAAAGTTTCTTAACAATGATCGAGGTGTTGTCGTACATTCACTAGCCAAATGGAAAAGAATTAGACTAGAAGAGTTAGGCCTTGATGTACACGAAGGTATTCTAACAGACATGAGAGCGCTTAGACCTGACGAAGATAGTAGCCCAATACACTCAATTTATGTTGACCAATGGGATTGGGAATTAAAGATTGAAGATAAAGATCGCAGTCTTGATTTTCTTAAATCTATCGTTCGCAAATTATATCAAGTGTTGTTAGAAACAGAGGAACAAGTTTGGAAAGAACTACAAATAGAACGTATTCTGCCTGAATCAATCTCTTTTATCCATTCTGAAGAATTATTACAGCGTTACCCTACTCTATCTCCAAAAGACAGAGAACACGCAATAGCGAAAGAATATGGAGCTGTTTTCATTATGGGAATTGGACACAAATTATCAAACGGAGAGCAACACGACAGTAGAGCTTCTGATTATGATGATTGGAGTACTGAAACAGAAGGAGGATACAAAGGATTAAACGGTGATTTATTAGTTTGGGATCCTATTCTAAACAGATCATTAGAACTATCTTCTATGGGAATCAGAGTAAACAAAGATGTTCTTTTAAAACAATTAGAGATTACACAATCTTTAGAAAAGAAAAACTTACTTTACCACAGTATGTTATTACAAGATAAATTACCATTGTGTATTGGTGGTGGTTTAGGTCAATCAAGAATCTGTATGTTCTTATTGAGAAAAAGACATATTGGAGAAGTACAAGCAAGCTTATGGCCTCAAGACGTAAGAATTGAAGCTGAAAAACAAGGAATCAGTTTATTATAA
- a CDS encoding acyl-CoA thioesterase: MEAKLVSESATLMTDLVLPGETNPLNNMFGGELLARMDRAAGIAARRHSRRVCVTASVNHVAFNRPIPLGSVVTVEAKISRAFNSSMEVYLDVWIEDRESGIKKKANEAIYTFVAVDDTGHPVSIPEIIPQTDIEKERYVGALRRKQLSLVIAGKMKPSEATELKALFNE; the protein is encoded by the coding sequence ATGGAAGCAAAATTAGTATCAGAATCAGCTACATTGATGACTGACCTTGTTCTACCAGGAGAAACAAACCCCTTAAACAATATGTTTGGTGGTGAGTTATTGGCTCGTATGGATAGAGCTGCAGGAATTGCTGCAAGACGCCACTCTCGTCGCGTTTGCGTTACTGCATCAGTAAATCACGTGGCATTCAATAGACCTATCCCCCTTGGCAGTGTTGTTACTGTAGAAGCAAAAATATCTCGTGCATTTAACTCTTCTATGGAGGTATATTTAGATGTTTGGATTGAAGACCGCGAGTCAGGTATCAAGAAAAAAGCAAATGAAGCAATCTATACTTTTGTTGCTGTTGATGATACAGGACACCCTGTTTCTATTCCGGAGATTATTCCACAAACAGACATTGAAAAAGAGCGTTATGTTGGAGCATTAAGACGTAAACAATTAAGCCTTGTTATTGCAGGTAAAATGAAACCGTCTGAAGCAACTGAATTAAAAGCGTTATTTAACGAATAA
- the def gene encoding peptide deformylase, which produces MKLSIVAYGNKALKEDCTEVTADYPELNQLVDNMWETMQNADGCGLAAPQIDKTIQLFVVDSVVMFENADEQERKINFVNGDTGIKETFINARIIGKSDETWDDIEGCLSIPDVFKRVNRPWSITIEYFDREFKPQTKTFYGTTARIIQHEYDHTRGVLFVDRLSSLTKKLISKKLDKIVKGKVFTDYKMKL; this is translated from the coding sequence ATGAAATTATCTATAGTAGCATACGGTAACAAAGCACTGAAAGAAGATTGTACTGAAGTAACAGCAGATTATCCGGAATTGAATCAATTGGTTGATAATATGTGGGAGACAATGCAGAATGCTGATGGTTGTGGTTTAGCAGCTCCTCAAATTGACAAGACTATTCAGTTATTTGTTGTGGATAGTGTGGTAATGTTTGAAAATGCTGATGAGCAAGAACGCAAAATAAACTTTGTAAATGGAGATACTGGGATAAAGGAGACATTTATCAACGCGCGTATTATTGGTAAATCTGACGAAACATGGGATGATATTGAAGGCTGTCTAAGTATTCCAGATGTCTTTAAACGAGTTAATCGCCCTTGGTCTATTACGATTGAATACTTTGACCGTGAGTTTAAACCACAGACTAAAACGTTTTATGGAACTACTGCTCGTATCATTCAACACGAGTATGATCATACAAGAGGAGTCCTTTTTGTTGATCGATTGAGTTCGTTAACAAAGAAATTGATTAGTAAGAAATTAGATAAGATTGTAAAAGGTAAAGTATTTACGGATTACAAGATGAAATTATAG
- a CDS encoding DUF2480 family protein, with translation MEGEIVNKVANSALVVFDLEDIYPTNPRMEIDIAQWLYEGFVLREKDFRAALKEVDWSIYQDAYVGLHCSTDAILPGWAYMVLTSHLQPIAKRVYLGDKHHLESSIFQELLFAIDYTQYADLPVIIKGCSKKEIPEEAYVLATQLMMNHARSVMFGEACSAVPVFKRAVKRG, from the coding sequence ATGGAAGGAGAAATTGTAAATAAAGTAGCCAATAGTGCTCTTGTAGTTTTCGATTTAGAGGATATTTATCCAACAAATCCGAGAATGGAGATTGATATTGCGCAATGGCTTTATGAAGGGTTTGTTCTTAGAGAGAAAGACTTTAGAGCGGCTTTGAAAGAAGTTGATTGGTCTATCTATCAAGATGCTTATGTAGGATTACATTGTTCTACAGATGCAATCTTACCAGGTTGGGCATATATGGTTTTAACAAGCCACTTACAACCAATAGCAAAACGCGTTTATTTAGGAGATAAGCATCATTTAGAAAGCTCTATATTCCAAGAATTGTTGTTTGCAATAGACTATACACAGTATGCTGATTTGCCTGTAATTATTAAAGGTTGTTCAAAAAAAGAGATTCCTGAAGAGGCTTATGTTTTAGCAACTCAATTAATGATGAATCATGCACGTTCTGTGATGTTTGGAGAAGCTTGTTCGGCTGTTCCTGTCTTCAAGAGAGCGGTAAAAAGAGGTTGA
- a CDS encoding S1/P1 nuclease, translating to MKKILYFLLAALFTLQTANVFAWGTTGHRVVAELAERNLTKKAKKQLKQIIGDQQLAYWANWPDFLKSDPTWKFSDSWHYINLPGHLDRQAFDQELANSTDKNLYKRALMLIEELKDKNLPLAKKQENLYFLIHIIGDAHQPLHIGRLDDLGGNRVKLEWFRKPTNLHSIWDSSLVDFDKYSYTEYATVLDVHGKAYNQKLTDGGIEDWIFDSYTMANKIYDSVEAEESLSYKYHFNHKDDVENQLLKGGLRLAKVLNEIFK from the coding sequence ATGAAGAAAATACTTTACTTTTTATTAGCAGCGTTATTCACTTTACAAACTGCTAATGTATTTGCTTGGGGAACTACTGGTCACCGAGTAGTAGCTGAACTTGCAGAGAGAAATCTTACGAAGAAAGCTAAAAAACAATTGAAACAAATTATTGGAGACCAACAACTTGCTTACTGGGCAAACTGGCCTGACTTTTTAAAGTCTGATCCTACTTGGAAATTCTCTGATAGCTGGCATTATATCAATTTACCTGGTCATTTAGACCGCCAAGCTTTTGATCAAGAGTTAGCGAATTCTACGGATAAAAACTTATACAAAAGAGCGCTAATGTTGATTGAAGAGTTGAAAGATAAAAACTTACCGCTTGCTAAAAAACAAGAGAATTTATACTTCTTAATCCACATTATTGGAGATGCTCATCAACCTTTACACATTGGTAGATTAGACGATTTAGGAGGAAACCGTGTAAAATTAGAATGGTTTAGAAAACCGACTAACTTACACAGTATTTGGGATTCTTCTTTAGTTGACTTTGACAAATACAGCTATACTGAGTATGCTACTGTTTTAGATGTACACGGAAAAGCATACAATCAAAAATTAACTGACGGAGGAATTGAAGATTGGATCTTTGATTCATACACAATGGCTAACAAGATTTATGACAGCGTTGAAGCTGAAGAATCTTTAAGCTATAAATACCATTTTAATCACAAAGATGATGTTGAAAATCAATTATTAAAAGGAGGTTTGCGCTTAGCAAAAGTTCTAAACGAAATTTTCAAGTAA
- the recA gene encoding recombinase RecA: MSADKEAKLKALQLTLDKLDKTYGKGTVMKLGDTAVEEVEVISSGSLGIDLALGVNGYPKGRIIEIYGPESSGKTTLTLHAIAEAQKAGGIAAFIDAEHAFDRFYAQKLGVDIDNLIISQPDNGEQALEIAENLIRSGAIDLVVIDSVAALTPKSEIEGEMGDSKMGLHARLMSQALRKLTSSISKTNCTVFFINQLREKIGVMFGNPETTTGGNALKFYASVRLDIRRSTQIKDGENVIGNRTKVKIVKNKVAPPFRTAEFDIMYGEGVSKVGEILDLAVDYEIVKKSGSWFSYGDTKLGQGRDAVKSLIKDNPELMEELEIKIKEEIKSREA, translated from the coding sequence ATGAGCGCAGATAAAGAAGCCAAATTAAAAGCGTTGCAATTAACGCTTGATAAGTTAGACAAGACTTACGGAAAAGGAACAGTAATGAAATTGGGAGATACTGCAGTTGAAGAAGTAGAGGTAATCTCTTCTGGTTCACTGGGGATTGACCTTGCATTGGGTGTTAATGGATATCCTAAAGGACGAATTATCGAAATTTATGGACCTGAATCTTCAGGTAAAACAACGTTGACTTTACACGCAATTGCAGAAGCTCAAAAAGCTGGTGGAATTGCTGCATTTATCGATGCTGAGCACGCATTTGACCGTTTTTATGCTCAAAAATTAGGAGTTGATATTGATAACTTAATCATATCTCAACCAGATAACGGGGAACAAGCTTTGGAAATTGCTGAAAACTTAATCCGTTCTGGTGCTATTGACTTAGTTGTAATTGACTCTGTTGCTGCATTAACACCGAAAAGTGAAATTGAAGGTGAAATGGGAGATTCTAAAATGGGATTACATGCTCGTTTAATGTCTCAAGCTTTAAGAAAATTAACTTCTTCTATCAGCAAAACAAACTGTACTGTATTTTTCATTAACCAGTTGCGTGAAAAAATCGGTGTTATGTTTGGTAACCCTGAAACTACAACTGGAGGTAACGCACTTAAATTCTACGCTTCTGTACGTTTAGATATCCGTAGATCTACTCAGATTAAAGACGGTGAAAATGTTATTGGTAACAGAACAAAAGTGAAAATCGTTAAGAACAAAGTTGCTCCACCTTTCCGTACTGCAGAATTTGATATTATGTATGGTGAAGGGGTTTCTAAAGTAGGTGAAATCTTAGACTTAGCGGTTGATTATGAAATCGTGAAGAAAAGCGGTTCTTGGTTTAGCTACGGAGATACTAAATTAGGTCAAGGTCGTGATGCTGTAAAATCATTAATCAAGGATAATCCTGAATTAATGGAAGAACTTGAAATAAAAATCAAAGAAGAAATTAAGAGTAGAGAAGCTTAA